Genomic segment of Gilliamella apis:
TGCTAAATGATGGCAAAGAAGTATATAACTGTTGAGCTGTTGGCATTTTAAAACCTTCAGCATAACGAGCATAAACTGAGTATTGATCGTTAATGTTAAACAAAGCACCTAATTGAGGAATAAAACGATGTGATGTAACCTCACGAGGTTCTTTTCCTTCGATTACCGCATAATGGCTATCTGGATTGGGTTTGATTTTGTAAGTTGCATAGCGGACACCTGGCTTAATTTTAAATCGTTCACTAATCAAATGAAATTCATCTTGCAAATAGATATCAGCTCTTTGTGTTTTAGAATTAGCAAAATTAAACCCTCCACCAATGCTTTTTATACCATTTTTTGTACTTGCATTACGATAGTAACTGCGGGTAATATCGCCCTGAAAACCATAAACTAAATCATGATTACTGTTTAAAAAGTCAAAGTTTGAGTTCAATTGTAAATCCAATTGCCAGAATTTTTCTTTATAATCATTAGTTGTATAGGTATAAATCGGATTTTGTTTTTTATCTTTTTGCTGACGATGTGATTTTAAATAACGTTCTTGAGGAGAATAAGAGAGCATGGTTTTAATTTGATCCACAAACCCTAATGATGGCATCCAACTATCATCGATGGCAAACCTTTTACGAGTTTGTATTTGCGTTCTTCGATAATCACCATTGAAAGATCCATTAGATTGCAAACCGTAATCATATAGCTGTTTTACAAACGAGTTAGATCGAAAATTTTCATATGTTAATTTTGTTTCCCGATTATCATTATGATAAACCAGTTTAGTGAGCATATTTTCTGCTTTCGCATCTAAAGGGTTTAATTTATTACATCGAATGGCATCTTCTCCACGCGGACATCCCCAAATACCACCATTCGCTTTAGCTTTGCTTAATCTCGCCTCTTGATAATCTCGACGACTAAAACTTAATAAACCTTCTAAATTAGACATTAGTTCAACAGCTAACATACCGGTTTTGGTATTTTGTTTATTCAAACTATCATAACCACCATTAACTCTAACTGCATATGATCTGCCTTTAAGTAAATCACTAGGATCTAATGTTTTAAATGCCACAACACCACCAACTGCATCGGCTCCCCATAAAACTGATCCTGGTCCACGAATAACTTCCACGGTTTTGATATTTGATAAATCAATAAAATTTCTGTTTCCGTCTTGTATACTTTCAATAACCCTTGAGCCATCTACTTGTAACTGAACACGGTTACCCGACATACCACGTATTCTAATTCCACCGAGATTCCCAAAAGGATCGGTACCAGAAGTTTGTCGATTTACCGATATACCAGGCATATATCTAACTAAATCTTCCATCGTTGACATTTGATGATCATCTATATTTTTCTTAGTCACAACATCAACCGTTTCAGGGATAGCCAATTTAGCTTTCTTTTGTCTGCTCGCCGTAACCGTAATTGTTTCTATATCATCATTATCAGCAAATACAGGGAAAGGTATTGAAGCCGCCAACATCATTAGAAATATCTTATTTATTTTCATTTTTCACCACAAAATTAGATTAATGAACTGCTTTAACCAATGCCACAATATTTGATAATTATCATTTTTGGTCCATTAATCTAGCAAAAATTATAAACATGATCAATGTTAATAATAATTATTAGCATTTGCTAATGATTATCATTTAATCTTATTGCTGTAATTATAAAAATTGAATAGAATCAGGATAAGAAATCTTTATATCATGAAAATAAAAGGTAAGAACAAAAGAATTCACAAAATTGGTTAGGCTAGATTTATTAATATTTATTATAAAACTAGCCTATATTAGTAATGATTTATATGATTTTTTCTAACAAAACTAGCACTTCCATATGAGATGTATGAGGGAACATATCAAATAATTGCACTTTGGTCATTTGGTAATTAGTCAATAATTGTAGATCTTGTGCTAATGATGACAAATTACAACTTGAATACAAAATATAGTTGGGTTGTATATTTTCCAAGTATTCGACCAGTACGCTACCTGCCCCTCGTCTTGGTGGATTAAGTAAAACTAAATCAGGCGTCTGCTTTTGATGGGTTGCATATTTAGTGGCATCTAAGGATTCAAAATTAAGTTTGTCATAACCTAGCTGTTTAGCAGATTTTGATGCACATTCAATAGCATCAGAACTAATTTCAATTCCTGTTAATTGAATATTATCGTTATTAGCATGACGAACACAATGCAAACCAAATCCACCTACACCACAAAAGAGATCCCATATAGAGTTTACATCTAAATTCGCCAGCCAATCACTAGCCGTTTTATATAGTTTTTCAGCAATATAGCTATTTGTTTGAAAGAAGCTTTTTGATTTTATATAAAGTGGTATGCTATTCAACCTAAATTCTAGAAAAGGATTATCTGTTAAAATTAACTCTTCATTACCTTCTAATATAGCGGCATGGTTAGGTTGAATATTAATCGATACGACTTGTAGATTATTTATCTTATCGAGTAAATTTTGCAAACTATTTCTTATTTTCTCGACAAATGCATGTGATTTCAACACAAATCGCAGCATAAAGTGGCTTTTATCATCGATAACACTTTCGGTAATAATGACAAATTTTAACTCCCCTTTCCGCTTATTAATATTATAAGGGACCAATCCTTGTTTACGGATATAGGTGCGAACCATTTTTAGGATACTTTGCATATTTACGCTATAAAGCGGGCAATCACACAGATCAATAATTTGGTTATCATTTTGAATACCCAATATGGGTTTTTCAACCGTGCCTAGCACCGCCATTTTAGCTTTATTACGAAAACCTAATTCAGGGCTAGCAGAAGGATCTTTAACTTCTTTAGGATTAAACTTTGCTAAAGTTTCAATTAATTGGTTTTGCTTTTCATTTAGTTGAGACTTATATGGTTGATTTATTTTATGACAAGACAAACATTTATTTTCTTGATAATAGCTACATTGCATTTTATGAAAACCTTTTTTTATAATGCATTATTATATAATTAAATGGTTTTAAGCTGTATTAGTTTTCTTTTTTTATGTCCAAAAACCCCTTTCCTCAAAATTTTTTAACAAAAATCTTAAATTTAATCGTTATACTTGATTTATCAATAGCTATGATTTGACGAAATAGCGGTATATGATAGGATATTGCCATGCAAATTATAGGAACTCATTAATGTCTATTAAGTTAAAAACCCCCGCTGAAATCGAAAAAATGCGAATCGCTGGCAAATTAGCAGCAGAAGTTTTAGAAATGATTGAACCTTATGTCAAACCAGGTATTAGCACTGGTGAGCTAGATAAGATTTGTTATGAACACATTGTTAATGTGCAAAAGGCTATTCCTGCCAACATTGGTTATCATGGTTTTCAGCATACCAGCTGCATTTCAATTAACGATGTAGTATGTCATGGTATTCCAAGTTTTGATAAAAAGTTAAAAGATGGTGATATTCTTAATATTGATGTGACGGTAATTAAAGATGGTTTTCATGGGGATACATCAAAAATGTACATTGCAGGAAAACCAACTGTTGCTGGAGAAAAACTATGTCAAGTCACACAAGAGAGTTTATACGAAGCCATTAAAATAATTAAACCAGGGATCAGATTAAAAGAAATCGGTAAAGCAATTCAAAAATATGTTGATAAATTTGGATTTTCTTCTGTTCGTGAATATTGTGGTCATGGTATAGGTGAAGTATATCATGATGAACCACAAGTTTTACATTATGATGCTGACGATGGTGGTGTGATTTTAAAACCAGGTATGACCTTTACTATTGAACCGATGGTAAATACTGGGGATTGGCGTACTCGTACCATGAAAGATGGTTGGACAGTTAAAACCAAAGATCATGGATTGTCAGCCCAATATGAACACACGATTTTAGTTACAGATAATGGTGTTGAAGTTCTAACCCTTCGCAGTAATGAAAACTTTCCTCGCGTTATCGAACACTAAACAAAAAAGATTCAACAATGCTCAATTGTTGAATCTCTTCATTTTATATAGCTTAACCTAACTATCTAGAATTCAATTTCCCGCGATTTTTGAATTCATTAACTTTACCGCGACATATATTTCTAGGTTGTGATATTCGTCCCTAATATCCAGTAGCTCATAAAAAAGCGTCCAAAATCCTTCAAGCTTTGGTTTTAGCAAATTTAATATAATAACGTATAAAGCTTACGGCGATAGCTACTAGCAAGTGCGTTATTCGTTCCTAAAGCTGCTAATAGATCTAGTAAAGTTTTCTTCACCTGCCCTTCGCCAGCATTCAGATCTTTTGTTAAAGGTTTGAACAATAGTTCTAAGGCTTCTTCGTGCCGGCCAACCTGCATTAATTGCGATGAAAGTTGAATCATTAACTCAACATTATCTGGCTGTTTAGCTAATTCAGCTTGTAATTGCTGTAATTCAGGTGAATTCGCTGCTTGTTCGAGTAACTCAATTTCGGCTTGTAAACCGTGGTATGCTGTATCCTGATCTTGCAATGGAATAGTTGTCAAAACCTCCTTTGCTTCAGCTAGTTGTTTTTGTTCTATTTGGCTTTTCGCTAACATTAACGCAATATCTGATCTTGGTTTGCCTAAATGATCTTTAAGTACAGTCCAAGTTTGTTTTAATAAAGGTAATGCTTGCGCATATTGGCCTTCATTAAATAATTGTTGTGCTTCAATAAGCTTCAGTTCATCTTCATTGGGTAAAATTTTATCTAAAAAAGTTTTAATAGTTTCTTCATTTTGTGGCCCCTGAAAACCATCAACAGGTTGACCATTTTGAAACATATAAACGGTTGGAATTGCTCTAAGCCCAAATTGAGCTGCTAACATTTGTTGTTCATCACAATTTACGCTAGCAAGAATGAATTGTCCGTGATGTTGTGTTGCTAATTTGGTTAACGTATTTGTCATTTCTTGATAATTAGGACTTCTTGGTGACCAAAAATAGAACAACACTGGATTACTGGTTGATTTTTCGATAATTTCTTGAATATTCTGTTCATTAACATCAAAAATAAATTGATTTGACATAATCTATCCTATAAATATGTTTAACTGTTTATTTATTTTGTAAAATTTTATCCATTAATCTATCTGGAAGCAAACGTTTAGCTATTGCCGCCAGTTTAGTTACTTTTGTTACCCTGTAACGTATTTTTGGTTTATTATGCTCTAATGCGTGATACAGATAGGGTAATATCGCTTCAGGAGCTAACGTAAAGCGTTTGGCAATAGGTGGATTTTTTACTATTTTTTCTTTTTCGGTCTGATTTACATTATTTGAAAAATAGGTTTTCAATGGACCAGGTTCGATTAAACAAACTTTAATATTGGTGTTAGCTAACTCTAAACGCAGTACATCAGACCATGCTTCTAAAGCATATTTGCTGGCAGAATATGCGCCTCTTCCTGGTGTTGCGACTATTCCAACAATCGAGCTAGTTTGAATTATTCTACCTTCATTTTGTTCAATCATTGCCGGTAATAGTAATTGAGTCAATTGATGAACACCAAAAAAGTTAGTAGAAAACTGTGATTCTAATTGTGATCGACTAATAGTGTTTAAACGGCCGTAAACGCCAAATCCAGCATTGTTAAATAATGCATATAATTTACCCTCACACAAGGTTAATACTTGTTGTGCAGCTTGATTAATTGAATTGGCATCGTCTAAGTCTAACAAAACGGTTTCAAAACCTTGCTCAATTAATTTTTGTTGGTCTGCTATTTTGCGACATGATGCAATGACACGATAACCTCGTTTTTTCAATGCGATAGCTGAAATCAATCCTATACCGCTTGAACAACCTGTTATAAAAATTGTACGCAAATTTTATCTCCGTTATATTCATTTATTGTCAAGTTAACTTACAGCAATTATGATAGCACATTTAAAATAAATATACGGTTAATAAGCCAAGAGGACCATATGAAAATTGCTATTATCGCTGCTATGGAAGAAGAAGTAGCCATACTAAAGAGTAAAATTACCGATTATCAATTGGAGCGTCATTTAGGATGTGATTTTCATATTGGTAAAATAGCCAATTGTGAAATTGTATTATTACAATCAGGCATAGGTAAAGTTGCTGCAGCCTCAGGAACAACATTATTATTAAATAATTATCAAGTTGATGCAGTTATTAATACCGGTTCAGCGGGTGGTCTATCAACGGAACTGAATATCGGAGATATTATTGTATCAAAAGATGTATTTTATCATGATGTTGATTTAACCGCCTTTGGATATAAACCAGGTCAAATGTCAGGTTGTCCTGTTTCGTTTGCTGCTGATATTAATTATCAATCATTAGCTAAGCAATGTATAAAGAAACATGGGGTCAACGCTGTTGATGGCTCAATTGGCAGTGGTGATGCCTTTATAAATGGTAAAAACAATTTAGAACGGATTAAAGAAACTTTTCCTAATGCTATCGCTGTTGAAATGGAAGCCGCCGCTATTGGCCATGTTTGTTGGTTATTTAAAGTACCTTTTGTGGTGGTGAGAGCAATTTCGGATAATGGTGATAATGAATCGGCAGTTGATTTTCAATCATTTTTAAAACTTGCTGCTGCCCAATCATCAAAAATTGTTGAATCGATGCTAAGTGAACTAGCTTAAAATAAAAATTGGTGTCAATCAAATTTGACACCTTTTAACTAAAATTTTGTCATTCTTACATTATGTAATTAATCAATTAGGTAGGTCATATTGTTCAAATAATGGTTTACGCCATCCTGACAGAATTTCAGGAATCTCACCTTTCCTATCATTTTGCCATTTTACATACTGATTGATTAATCGTCTTGAAAGTATTAATTCGCTGTTAAGTCCTGTTTTTGATGCTATTGTTTCAGCGATTTGTTTCAATGAATCAGCAATATTTTTATAATTTGGATAACTATTAATACGTTGAATTGCCGGAATAATAGGTATAGGTTGAAGCAATATATCCAAAATTGTTTGGCCATATGAACGGATATCTTTACCTTTCATACCCAATTTATCCAGTTCAGCTAAAGAAGTTGGTTGATAACGAGCTATTTTCCATAAAATCTCTTCATGTACCACAAAATTCAACGCTATATCGTGAGTTTTGGCAAATTGATAACGCCAGCAAGCAAGTTTAGCTAATTGCCCTAAACTATCCCCTTTCAATTGCCAGCTATTTTTAATATTTAAGTAAGCCTTTTGAGGATCAAATATTTCACATTTACGTGCAATTGCATTTTGACACTCTTGATAAGCAGCCGCTAAATAATCAATCGATATAAGCTGAGATTTTAAACTATTCATTAATGGAAACAGATATAAAACATCATTAATAGCATAATCACACTGTTTTTCTGTCAAAGGGCGTTTTAACCAATCAGTTCGTGTTTCGCTTTTATCTAACTCAACGCCAAGATATTTATTAACTAAACTTGCATAACCACTACTAATTGGATTATCCAAAAAAGAAGCTAAAATTTGGCTATCAATTACTGGAGAAGGAACACAATTAAATGTATGTAGAAACACTTCAATATCTTCGCTGCAGGAATGGAAATATTTTTCAATTTTAGGATTGGTTAAAATCACTAAGAATTCCTGCCAATCGTTAATATTAAGCGGATCAATTAAGGCGGCATGTTTACCATCAAAAACCTGTAACAGCCCTAAATGAGGATAAAAAGTCCTAGTTCGTACAAATTCAGTATCCAATGCTATAGCACTACTATTCTTGATCTTTTGACAATAATTGGATAATTCATCATTACTAATAATAAATTGATAATTCAAAATACGCTTCCTATTTAAGATAATCTATTGAATGGTAGTTTTGTTGACAAAAGATACATCGATTACAACGATTTCAGAGCGAGTCATTAATCGAATTGGTGGGCCTCCAAATCCGTAACCGCTATTGACTATACTGGTGAAATGATGATCAGTATCGTGATAAATTCCATTGGCATTTTTGTACATCATCGCCACCAATATATTGATAGGAAAGATTTGACCACCATGAGTATGTCCAGATAACATTAAATCTACTTGTTGTTCTGCT
This window contains:
- a CDS encoding 5'-methylthioadenosine/adenosylhomocysteine nucleosidase; translated protein: MKIAIIAAMEEEVAILKSKITDYQLERHLGCDFHIGKIANCEIVLLQSGIGKVAAASGTTLLLNNYQVDAVINTGSAGGLSTELNIGDIIVSKDVFYHDVDLTAFGYKPGQMSGCPVSFAADINYQSLAKQCIKKHGVNAVDGSIGSGDAFINGKNNLERIKETFPNAIAVEMEAAAIGHVCWLFKVPFVVVRAISDNGDNESAVDFQSFLKLAAAQSSKIVESMLSELA
- a CDS encoding SDR family oxidoreductase; the encoded protein is MRTIFITGCSSGIGLISAIALKKRGYRVIASCRKIADQQKLIEQGFETVLLDLDDANSINQAAQQVLTLCEGKLYALFNNAGFGVYGRLNTISRSQLESQFSTNFFGVHQLTQLLLPAMIEQNEGRIIQTSSIVGIVATPGRGAYSASKYALEAWSDVLRLELANTNIKVCLIEPGPLKTYFSNNVNQTEKEKIVKNPPIAKRFTLAPEAILPYLYHALEHNKPKIRYRVTKVTKLAAIAKRLLPDRLMDKILQNK
- the map gene encoding type I methionyl aminopeptidase, producing the protein MSIKLKTPAEIEKMRIAGKLAAEVLEMIEPYVKPGISTGELDKICYEHIVNVQKAIPANIGYHGFQHTSCISINDVVCHGIPSFDKKLKDGDILNIDVTVIKDGFHGDTSKMYIAGKPTVAGEKLCQVTQESLYEAIKIIKPGIRLKEIGKAIQKYVDKFGFSSVREYCGHGIGEVYHDEPQVLHYDADDGGVILKPGMTFTIEPMVNTGDWRTRTMKDGWTVKTKDHGLSAQYEHTILVTDNGVEVLTLRSNENFPRVIEH
- the rlmC gene encoding 23S rRNA (uracil(747)-C(5))-methyltransferase RlmC, translating into MQCSYYQENKCLSCHKINQPYKSQLNEKQNQLIETLAKFNPKEVKDPSASPELGFRNKAKMAVLGTVEKPILGIQNDNQIIDLCDCPLYSVNMQSILKMVRTYIRKQGLVPYNINKRKGELKFVIITESVIDDKSHFMLRFVLKSHAFVEKIRNSLQNLLDKINNLQVVSINIQPNHAAILEGNEELILTDNPFLEFRLNSIPLYIKSKSFFQTNSYIAEKLYKTASDWLANLDVNSIWDLFCGVGGFGLHCVRHANNDNIQLTGIEISSDAIECASKSAKQLGYDKLNFESLDATKYATHQKQTPDLVLLNPPRRGAGSVLVEYLENIQPNYILYSSCNLSSLAQDLQLLTNYQMTKVQLFDMFPHTSHMEVLVLLEKII
- a CDS encoding TonB-dependent hemoglobin/transferrin/lactoferrin family receptor, producing MKINKIFLMMLAASIPFPVFADNDDIETITVTASRQKKAKLAIPETVDVVTKKNIDDHQMSTMEDLVRYMPGISVNRQTSGTDPFGNLGGIRIRGMSGNRVQLQVDGSRVIESIQDGNRNFIDLSNIKTVEVIRGPGSVLWGADAVGGVVAFKTLDPSDLLKGRSYAVRVNGGYDSLNKQNTKTGMLAVELMSNLEGLLSFSRRDYQEARLSKAKANGGIWGCPRGEDAIRCNKLNPLDAKAENMLTKLVYHNDNRETKLTYENFRSNSFVKQLYDYGLQSNGSFNGDYRRTQIQTRKRFAIDDSWMPSLGFVDQIKTMLSYSPQERYLKSHRQQKDKKQNPIYTYTTNDYKEKFWQLDLQLNSNFDFLNSNHDLVYGFQGDITRSYYRNASTKNGIKSIGGGFNFANSKTQRADIYLQDEFHLISERFKIKPGVRYATYKIKPNPDSHYAVIEGKEPREVTSHRFIPQLGALFNINDQYSVYARYAEGFKMPTAQQLYTSLPSFSMNLIPNPKLKPEKVKSYETGLRGDFSKGWFSVGFFKADYSDYIKNFIRVGPKDYTYKNLSKVNLWGIESSAEWQFYPNWTLNASTSYQYGKKQESPGQKKSYFNDAMPLQGNLGLKWHLPDFNLDTEVLATFSKAVSHVSKDSSSSDEVFKPSGYAIYDAYLNWHPSKNITIRGSVLNIFDRRYFKWPMFSSYYKNPQTNVKVTNPIELQTAPGRTFAISAVINF
- the rnd gene encoding ribonuclease D, yielding MNYQFIISNDELSNYCQKIKNSSAIALDTEFVRTRTFYPHLGLLQVFDGKHAALIDPLNINDWQEFLVILTNPKIEKYFHSCSEDIEVFLHTFNCVPSPVIDSQILASFLDNPISSGYASLVNKYLGVELDKSETRTDWLKRPLTEKQCDYAINDVLYLFPLMNSLKSQLISIDYLAAAYQECQNAIARKCEIFDPQKAYLNIKNSWQLKGDSLGQLAKLACWRYQFAKTHDIALNFVVHEEILWKIARYQPTSLAELDKLGMKGKDIRSYGQTILDILLQPIPIIPAIQRINSYPNYKNIADSLKQIAETIASKTGLNSELILSRRLINQYVKWQNDRKGEIPEILSGWRKPLFEQYDLPN
- a CDS encoding co-chaperone YbbN: MSNQFIFDVNEQNIQEIIEKSTSNPVLFYFWSPRSPNYQEMTNTLTKLATQHHGQFILASVNCDEQQMLAAQFGLRAIPTVYMFQNGQPVDGFQGPQNEETIKTFLDKILPNEDELKLIEAQQLFNEGQYAQALPLLKQTWTVLKDHLGKPRSDIALMLAKSQIEQKQLAEAKEVLTTIPLQDQDTAYHGLQAEIELLEQAANSPELQQLQAELAKQPDNVELMIQLSSQLMQVGRHEEALELLFKPLTKDLNAGEGQVKKTLLDLLAALGTNNALASSYRRKLYTLLY